One Pectobacterium polaris DNA window includes the following coding sequences:
- the gluQRS gene encoding tRNA glutamyl-Q(34) synthetase GluQRS, protein MSGTTGFTETHHYVGRFAPSPSGDLHFGSLIAALGSYLQARSQQGRWLVRIEDIDPPREIPGAASRILAQLDHYGLYWDGEVIYQSQRHARYREILQQLQQQGMSYYCTCTRSRIQQLGGHYDGYCRTRNLPSDNAALRLRQTTPVFHFHDKLRGELYADTALAQEDFIIHRRDRLFAYNLAVVIDDNDQGITEIVRGADLIEPTVRQISLYQQLGYAIPTYVHLPLVLNTEGNKLSKQNHAPALPNSDPRPVLLAALQFLNQPLPENGQDMTLSALLAWSVAHWSLDVVPLQAAINPSAITSAFSKGHW, encoded by the coding sequence ATGTCTGGAACAACTGGTTTTACCGAAACGCATCATTATGTTGGGCGTTTTGCCCCCTCTCCTTCTGGTGACCTGCATTTTGGCTCACTGATCGCCGCACTGGGTAGTTATCTGCAAGCTCGTTCCCAACAAGGGCGCTGGCTGGTACGCATTGAAGACATCGACCCGCCACGGGAAATTCCCGGCGCAGCCTCCCGTATCCTTGCACAATTAGACCATTACGGCCTGTATTGGGACGGCGAGGTGATTTACCAGTCACAGCGGCATGCACGTTACCGAGAGATTCTTCAGCAACTTCAACAGCAGGGCATGAGCTACTACTGCACCTGTACGCGTAGCCGTATTCAGCAGCTAGGTGGGCACTATGACGGCTATTGTCGGACGCGTAATCTGCCCTCCGATAACGCCGCGCTACGCCTGCGCCAGACAACGCCAGTATTTCACTTTCACGATAAATTGCGTGGCGAGCTGTATGCCGACACGGCACTCGCTCAGGAGGATTTTATTATCCACCGTCGTGACAGGCTGTTTGCCTATAATCTGGCCGTCGTGATCGACGATAACGATCAAGGTATTACGGAGATCGTGCGCGGTGCCGATCTGATCGAACCAACAGTGCGGCAGATTTCGCTCTATCAGCAGTTGGGCTATGCGATCCCGACCTACGTTCATCTGCCGCTGGTGCTGAATACCGAGGGAAATAAGCTTTCCAAGCAAAATCATGCACCAGCGCTGCCGAATAGCGATCCGCGTCCCGTGCTGCTGGCTGCACTGCAATTCTTGAACCAACCACTGCCGGAGAACGGTCAGGATATGACGCTTTCCGCACTTCTGGCCTGGTCTGTCGCGCACTGGTCCCTTGATGTTGTCCCGTTACAGGCGGCAATAAACCCGTCCGCGATCACATCGGCATTCTCAAAGGGGCATTGGTGA
- the pcnB gene encoding polynucleotide adenylyltransferase PcnB, giving the protein MFSRVANFCRKVLNRENEMVESEEPRQHMTVIPRDQHTISRSDISDNALKVLYRLNKAGYEAYLVGGGVRDLLLGKKPKDFDITTNATPDQVRKLFRNCRLVGRRFRLAHIMFGPEVIEVATFRGHHEQHQEQQEVKNSSQQAQSGMLLRDNIFGSVEEDAQRRDFSINSLYYSIADFSVRDYTDGLNDLRQGVIRMIGDPETRYREDPVRMLRAVRFAAKLNMTVSPETAEPIPRLASLLHDIPAARMFEESLKLLQSGYGYPTYKMLCEYQLFQPLFPLLSRYFTPNGDSTLERMVAQVLKNTDQRLQNDMRVNPAFLFSAMLWYPLIEHAQKLAQESGLAYLDAFSLAMNDILDEQCRSLAIPKRITSLVRDIWQLQMRLSRRQGKRAYKLMEHPKFRAAYDLLCLRAEIENHQELLRLAQWWGEFQVAAPPRQQNMLKSLDDGPTPHRRSRPRRPRKPTAARGNQA; this is encoded by the coding sequence ATCTTTTCCCGAGTTGCTAATTTTTGTCGTAAGGTACTGAATCGTGAGAACGAAATGGTCGAATCAGAGGAACCGCGCCAGCATATGACGGTGATTCCGCGTGACCAACATACTATTTCACGCAGCGATATCAGCGATAACGCGCTGAAAGTACTTTATCGCCTGAACAAAGCGGGCTACGAGGCTTATCTGGTTGGCGGCGGCGTACGCGACCTGCTGCTGGGCAAAAAGCCGAAAGATTTTGATATCACCACTAACGCCACACCCGATCAGGTGCGCAAGCTATTCCGCAACTGTCGTTTGGTCGGGCGTCGTTTCCGTCTCGCCCATATCATGTTCGGGCCAGAGGTGATTGAAGTTGCCACATTCCGTGGTCACCACGAACAGCATCAGGAACAGCAAGAAGTCAAAAATTCCTCTCAGCAGGCCCAAAGCGGCATGCTGTTACGCGACAATATTTTTGGCTCCGTTGAAGAAGATGCCCAGCGCCGCGATTTTTCGATCAACAGCCTCTACTACAGCATTGCTGATTTCAGCGTACGTGACTATACCGATGGCCTGAACGATCTGCGTCAGGGCGTTATCCGTATGATTGGCGATCCCGAAACGCGCTACCGTGAAGACCCAGTGCGTATGCTGCGCGCCGTCCGTTTCGCTGCTAAGCTGAACATGACGGTCAGCCCAGAAACCGCCGAGCCGATTCCTCGTTTGGCCTCATTGCTGCACGATATTCCTGCGGCGCGCATGTTTGAAGAGTCACTGAAGCTGCTTCAGTCAGGTTATGGCTATCCAACCTATAAAATGCTGTGTGAATACCAGCTGTTCCAGCCGCTTTTCCCGCTGCTGAGTCGCTACTTCACACCAAACGGCGATTCCACACTGGAACGCATGGTTGCACAGGTGCTGAAAAACACCGATCAGCGTCTGCAAAACGACATGCGGGTGAATCCGGCATTTTTGTTCTCCGCCATGCTGTGGTATCCGCTGATTGAACATGCACAAAAATTGGCGCAGGAAAGCGGACTGGCCTACCTCGATGCCTTCTCGCTGGCGATGAACGATATACTGGATGAGCAGTGCCGTTCTCTGGCAATTCCTAAGCGCATTACGTCTTTAGTCCGTGATATCTGGCAGTTGCAAATGCGTCTGTCTCGTCGTCAGGGTAAACGTGCTTATAAGCTGATGGAACACCCTAAATTCCGCGCCGCGTATGACCTGCTTTGCCTGCGTGCCGAAATCGAAAACCATCAGGAGCTGCTGCGCTTGGCTCAGTGGTGGGGAGAGTTCCAGGTTGCCGCACCGCCTCGTCAGCAAAACATGCTGAAATCACTGGATGACGGCCCAACGCCACATCGTCGTTCCCGTCCTCGTCGACCGCGTAAACCAACAGCGGCACGCGGAAATCAAGCATGA
- the folK gene encoding 2-amino-4-hydroxy-6-hydroxymethyldihydropteridine diphosphokinase produces MTIRVYLALGSNLAQPLQQVRAALSALDAIPHTRVVCCSSFYRSRPLGPQDQPDYLNAVVELETALAAESLLDHTQAIELEQGRERKEHRWGPRTLDLDILLFGDVVIQTERLTVPHYDMKNREFMLYPLAEIAPELAFPDGETLAQRLTHVDRNGLTLWDNTQWDAEPCDDEKPTGTFGH; encoded by the coding sequence ATGACGATACGTGTGTATCTGGCGCTGGGCAGCAATCTTGCCCAGCCTTTGCAACAGGTGCGTGCAGCATTATCTGCGCTGGACGCGATTCCACATACTCGCGTCGTTTGCTGTTCCTCGTTTTATCGTAGCCGTCCGCTTGGCCCGCAAGATCAGCCAGACTACCTCAACGCCGTTGTTGAACTGGAAACCGCACTAGCAGCCGAATCGCTGCTGGATCACACACAAGCCATCGAGCTGGAACAAGGTCGCGAACGCAAGGAGCATCGCTGGGGCCCACGCACGTTAGATCTGGACATTCTGCTGTTTGGCGATGTCGTCATCCAGACTGAACGACTGACCGTGCCGCATTACGACATGAAAAATCGTGAATTCATGCTCTACCCGCTCGCAGAAATCGCCCCTGAACTGGCATTCCCCGACGGCGAAACCCTCGCCCAGCGGTTAACCCATGTCGACCGCAACGGCCTGACCCTATGGGATAATACACAGTGGGATGCTGAACCGTGTGATGACGAGAAACCGACCGGAACATTTGGTCACTAG
- the panB gene encoding 3-methyl-2-oxobutanoate hydroxymethyltransferase, whose product MKPTTISHLRQWKQDQRKFATITAYDASFSRLFFEQGIRVMLVGDSLGMTVQGHDSTLPVTTHDIVYHTQCVRRGAPLALVLSDMPFMTYATPEQTFSQAAELMRAGANMVKLEGGSWLAPTVKMLTERAVPVCGHLGLTPQSVNIFGGYKIQGRSESDANQLLADALALEEAGAQLLVLECVPVALAKRVTDALSIPVIGIGAGNVTDGQILVMHDAFGITGDNTPKFAKNFLAPSGGDIRAAVRLYAQEVEQGIYPAEEHSFH is encoded by the coding sequence ATGAAACCGACGACTATCTCCCACTTGCGCCAATGGAAACAAGATCAGCGAAAATTCGCTACGATTACCGCTTACGACGCCAGTTTCTCTCGCCTGTTTTTCGAGCAAGGCATCCGCGTGATGCTGGTGGGTGACTCACTGGGAATGACCGTACAAGGTCACGATTCCACATTGCCCGTGACCACACATGATATCGTTTACCACACGCAGTGTGTCCGCCGTGGCGCACCGCTGGCACTGGTTCTCTCCGATATGCCTTTTATGACCTATGCCACGCCGGAACAAACGTTCAGCCAGGCAGCAGAACTGATGCGCGCAGGTGCAAATATGGTGAAGCTGGAAGGCGGAAGCTGGCTTGCTCCGACGGTAAAAATGCTGACCGAACGCGCCGTGCCGGTTTGTGGTCATCTGGGTCTGACGCCGCAGTCCGTTAATATCTTCGGCGGCTATAAAATTCAGGGCCGGAGCGAAAGCGATGCCAATCAGCTACTGGCCGATGCCCTTGCGCTTGAAGAAGCAGGTGCTCAGTTGCTGGTGCTGGAATGCGTACCTGTCGCCCTGGCCAAGCGCGTAACAGACGCCCTGTCGATTCCGGTAATCGGTATTGGCGCCGGCAACGTTACCGACGGGCAGATTCTGGTCATGCATGATGCCTTCGGTATTACCGGTGACAACACGCCTAAGTTTGCCAAGAACTTTCTGGCGCCAAGCGGTGGTGATATCCGCGCGGCAGTGCGTTTGTATGCACAAGAAGTTGAACAGGGTATTTACCCGGCCGAAGAACATTCATTTCATTAA
- the panC gene encoding pantoate--beta-alanine ligase → MLIIETPLLLRREVRRWRQEGKRIALVPTMGNLHDGHMTLVDEARARADIVIVSVFVNPMQFERPDDLARYPRTLQEDCEKLNRRGADLVFAPSPDVIYPNGLESQTFVDVPGLSSLLEGASRPGHFRGVATIVSKLFNLVQPDVACFGEKDYQQLALIRQLVRDMGYDIDIVGVPTVRAKDGLALSSRNGYLSAEERQRAPYVYQVMMDMATQLDNGDRQIDTLLEQAADKLREAGFTPDELFIRDADTLQPLSAASTRAVILMAAWLGKARLIDNHQVDLTV, encoded by the coding sequence GTGTTAATTATCGAAACCCCTCTGCTGCTGCGCCGCGAGGTTCGTCGCTGGCGTCAGGAAGGGAAACGCATTGCTTTAGTTCCCACCATGGGTAATTTGCATGACGGGCACATGACGCTGGTCGATGAAGCCAGAGCGCGTGCCGATATCGTTATTGTCAGCGTTTTTGTCAATCCTATGCAGTTTGAGCGGCCAGATGATTTAGCCCGCTACCCCCGGACGTTGCAGGAAGACTGCGAGAAATTGAATCGCCGTGGTGCCGATCTGGTTTTCGCACCGAGCCCAGATGTGATATACCCCAATGGACTGGAGTCGCAAACGTTTGTCGATGTGCCCGGCCTGTCCTCCTTGTTGGAAGGTGCCAGTCGCCCCGGCCATTTTCGGGGCGTTGCGACCATCGTCAGCAAGCTGTTCAATCTGGTACAGCCGGATGTCGCCTGCTTCGGCGAGAAAGATTACCAGCAGCTAGCACTGATTCGGCAGCTCGTTCGCGATATGGGCTATGACATTGATATCGTCGGCGTCCCTACCGTGCGTGCAAAAGACGGTTTGGCATTGAGTTCACGTAATGGGTATCTCAGTGCGGAAGAACGCCAGCGGGCACCGTATGTTTATCAGGTGATGATGGACATGGCGACACAGTTGGACAACGGCGATCGCCAGATAGACACCTTGCTGGAACAGGCAGCAGACAAGCTGCGTGAAGCGGGCTTTACGCCTGATGAACTGTTTATCCGCGATGCTGATACGCTGCAACCGCTGAGCGCGGCCAGCACGCGTGCTGTGATTTTGATGGCTGCCTGGTTAGGCAAGGCCAGATTGATTGATAACCACCAGGTCGATTTGACTGTATGA